In Apis cerana isolate GH-2021 linkage group LG5, AcerK_1.0, whole genome shotgun sequence, a single genomic region encodes these proteins:
- the LOC108001271 gene encoding cholesterol 7-desaturase nvd isoform X2: MAGWWSFGGAFLLFFTILLSYLYKINWIKDLRLEGDNKTVLANHLESKKRKLGKLPPVYPNGWFALLESSQLDKGQVKHVAALGQNFAVFRTDNGTIRILDAYCPHLGANMAEGGRVKGDCLECPFHGWQFRGSDGQCNHIPYADKVPHIARTKTWKSCEANEIIFVWYHAEGLEPNWQPQTISHVLNRTWRYHGRNEFLINCHIQEVAENGADSAHLSAVHGPAIFTKIANFFSFFARHSWTNVNWTPHISFLRSQDFKEIKTIKQDDENLKHRAYMTLRHSLILFEKFKLLQLDVNVQQIGPGYVELMMHTSLGSMCIFQTVTPMEPLLQKVTHLLYSPPLLGPYASMLFLAECLMFERDVAIWNRKKFEKQPLLVKEDKSILVYRRWYAQFYSQHSPSYHSAIKSLQW, translated from the exons gatCTAAGATTAGAAGGTGATAACAAAACAGTTTTAGCTAATCACTTAGAatcaaagaaacgaaaattggGTAAACTTCCTCCAGTTTATCCAAACGGATGGTTTGCCTTGTTAGAAAGTTCTCAATTAGATAAAGGTCAAGTGAAACATGTGGCTGCACTTGGACAAAATTTTGCAGTTTTcag aacagATAATGGGACAATAAGAATTTTAGATGCCTACTGTCCTCATTTGGGTGCAAATATGGCTGAGGGTGGACGTGTAAAAGGTGATTGCTTAGAATGTCCTTTTCATGGTTGGCAATTTCGTGGTTCTGATGGACAATGCAATCACATCCCATATGCCGATAAAg TGCCACATATTGCTAGAACTAAAACTTGGAAAAGTTGTGAGgctaacgaaattattttcgtttggTATCATGCAGAGGGATTAGAACCGAATTGGCAACCACAAACAATTAGCCATGTTTTAAATCGAACATGGCGTTATCATGGACGAaatgaatttcttattaattgtcATATACAG gaAGTTGCAGAAAATGGTGCTGATTCAGCACATCTTAGTGCAGTACATGGTCCagcaatatttacaaaaattgcaaattttttttcttttttcgctcgACATTCATGGACCAACGTCAATTGGACACcacatatttctttcttaagatcccaagattttaaagaaatcaaaacaataaaacaaGATGATGAAAACTTAAAGCATAGAGCATATATGACTTTAAGACATAGTCtaattctatttgaaaaatttaaacttttacaaTTGGATGTAAATGTTCAACAAATAGGCCCGGGATATGTCGAACTTATGATGCATACTTCTTTGGGATCAATGTGTATTTTTCAGACAGTAACACCAATGGAACCCCTTTTACAAAag gtgACTCATTTACTATATTCTCCTCCTCTACTTGGTCCATATGCTAGCATGTTATTCTTAGCAGAATGCTTAATGTTTGAAAGAGACGTAGCCATTTGGAATCGAAAGAAGTTCGAAAAACAACCCCTTTTGGTCAAAGAAGATAAAAGCATACTTGTTTATCGCAGATGGTATGCTCAATTTTATTCGCAACACAGTCCAAGTTATCATTCTGCCATTAAATCTTTACAAtggtaa
- the LOC108001417 gene encoding 7-methylguanosine phosphate-specific 5'-nucleotidase isoform X1 produces MTSEIDLNDFPTLKLKHVHIKDKKNLLRTINTMLTGGCNSLQIVTDFDLTLTKQHVNGKKVLSSFGIFSKCKQLPEIYTKESNRLYKKYRPIEIDPDLSIQIKTEAMTDWMIAAEEILKGIPFDPNEISEVSKIYGTNLRDGTKELLTKLYLAEVPVLVFSAGLGDIVQAILENQEVLFNNVKIISNFLKYEDGKLAGFQNEGLIHVFNKNEHAIEQEYFKVFEKRKNILLMGDTIGDASMVDGMLNTCAVLKIGFLYDNVENSLASYMEKFDIVLVDDQTMQVPIDILRLLL; encoded by the exons atgactTCTGAAATAGATCTAAATGAT ttccCAACACTAAAACTAAAACATGTCCATATCAaggacaaaaaaaatttattaaggaCAATAAACACAATGTTGACAGGTGGATGTAATTCTTTACAG aTAGTTACAGATTTTGATTTAACATTAACAAAACAACAtgtaaatggaaaaaaggTTCTTAGTAGTTTtg gaattttTAGCAAATGCAAGCAACTTccagaaatatatacaaaagaatCAAATcgtctttataaaaaatatagaccAATTGAAATAGATCCTGATTtatcaattcaaataaaaacagaaGCAATGACAGATTGGATGATAGCTGCAGAAGAAATACTAAAAGGAATACCTTTTGATCCTAATGAAATATCAGAAGTAAGCAAGATTTATGGAACAAATTTAAGGGATGGTACAAAAGaacttttaacaaaattatatcttgCTGAAGTTCCAGTACTGGTTTTTAGTGCTGGTTTAGGAGATATTGTTCAAGCTATTTTAGAAAACCaagaagttttatttaataatgtaaag ataatctcaaattttcttaaatatgaaGATGGAAAATTAGCAGGATTTCAAAATGAAGGATTAAttcatgtttttaataaaaacgaacATGCTATAgaacaagaatattttaaagtttttgaaaaaagaaaaaatattcttttaatgggTGATACTATAGGTGATGCATCAATGGTTGATGGAATGTTAAATACATGTgctgttttaaaaattggttTTCTTTATGACAAT GTTGAAAATAGTCTGGCTtcatatatggaaaaatttgatattgtcTTAGTTGATGATCAAACAATGCAAGTTCCAATTGatatattacgattattattataa
- the LOC108001398 gene encoding tRNA modification GTPase GTPBP3, mitochondrial isoform X2, which yields MTKISELKPRMALLKKIYDPETKEMLDRGLCLWFPGPNSFTGEDCIEFHVHGGPAVITSILNALAKLHFQLALPGEFTRRAFLNGKLDLTEAEGIGDLIEAETEKQRKQASNQTIGSLYHIYESWRIILLNILANLEAYIDFAEEHNVTSNVLEDTKINIQKLYIKIQQHLSDERKGEILRSGIHVAILGKPNVGKSSFLNLLSKKNAAIVTSLPGTTRDIIELTIDICGYPMILADTAGIRNDPENEIEIEGIKKTKEYSKKADFIICIISAENNVKTSLEDFLKQYKNFLEIDKKRVLLILNKIDLIKEDEIKNWRKQNVIPISCKTQEGLKELINALGQCFEEICGNPCKESPVISHARYRNHLLHVLDYLKYYLEKTEIANYDMAISLQDIRNAARELGKITGSINNEEVLDIIFKNFCIGK from the exons ATGACAAAAATATCTGAATTAAAACCTAGAATGgctctcttaaaaaaaatttatgatcctgaaacaaaagaaatgttaGATAGAGGTCTATGTCTTTGGTTTCCAg GACCCAATTCATTTACTGGTGAGGATTGTATAGAATTTCATGTTCATGGTGGTCCTGCAGTAATTACATCAATTCTAAATGCTCTTGCAAAGCTACATTTTCAATTAGCACTTCCTGGTGAATTTACAAGAAGAgcatttttaaatggaaaattagatttaactGAAGCAGAAGGTATAGGTGATTTAATCGAAGCAGAAACTGAGAAACAACGTAAGCag GCTTCTAATCAAACAATTGGTTCTCTTTATCATATCTATGAGTCATGgcgtattattcttttaaatattcttgccAATTTAGAAGCTTATATTGATTTTGCTGAAGAGCATAATGTAACTTCTAATGTCTTAGAAgatactaaaattaatattcaaaaattatatataaaaatacaacaaCATCTTTCCgatgaaagaaaaggagaaattttACGTAGTGGAATACATGTAGCAATTCTTGGAAAACCTAATGTAGGAAAAAGcagttttttaaatcttctctctaaaaaaaatgcagCTATTGTTACATCTTTACCAGGAACAACAAgagatattatagaattaacaATAGATATCTGTGGATATCCAATGATCCTTGCAGATACTGCTGGGATTAGAAATGACccagaaaatgaaatagaaatagaaggtattaaaaaaacaaaggaatattcaaaaaaagcagattttattatatgcataattagtgcagaaaataatgtaaaaacatCTTTGGAAGATTTTCTAAaacaatataagaattttctggaaatagataaaaaaagagttcttttaatattaaataaaatagatttgattaaagaagatgaaataaaaaattggagaaaacaAAATGTTATTCCTATATCATGTAAAACACAAGAAGGTTTAAAAGAACTTATAAATGCATTGGGACAATGTTTTGAAGAAAt atgCGGAAATCCATGTAAAGAAAGTCCTGTTATCAGTCATGCTCGATATAGAAATCATTTATTGCATGTTTTAGATTATCTTAAATACTATTTAGAGAAAACTGAAATAGCAAATTATGATATGGCTATATCTTTACAGGATATTAGAAATGCAGCAAGAGAACTTGGCAAAATAACTGgttctattaataatgaagaagttcttgatattatttttaaaaatttttgtataggaaaataa
- the LOC108001400 gene encoding TP53-regulated inhibitor of apoptosis 1 yields the protein MEACKELKAKYDRCFNDWFSEKFLRGIYDDSECAPLLKVYTKCVAQAMKDQNINLDEINIAHLGTEQEKKTEN from the exons atggaagcttgtaaagaattaaaagcaaAGTATGATCGTTGTTTTAATGATTGGttctctgaaaaatttttacgcgGAATTTATGATGATAGTGAATGTGCACCATTACTTAAAGTTTATACCAAATGTGTAGCG CAAGCAATGAAAGATCAAAACATAAATTtggatgaaataaatatagctCATTTAGGAACagaacaagaaaagaaaactgaaaattga
- the LOC108001398 gene encoding tRNA modification GTPase MnmE isoform X1, with protein MLRIFLNKNIWKLMTSKIIRHTVFIPHQILHQKHFDESRSSTIYALSSGYGKCGVAVIRISGPKALVALKRMTKISELKPRMALLKKIYDPETKEMLDRGLCLWFPGPNSFTGEDCIEFHVHGGPAVITSILNALAKLHFQLALPGEFTRRAFLNGKLDLTEAEGIGDLIEAETEKQRKQASNQTIGSLYHIYESWRIILLNILANLEAYIDFAEEHNVTSNVLEDTKINIQKLYIKIQQHLSDERKGEILRSGIHVAILGKPNVGKSSFLNLLSKKNAAIVTSLPGTTRDIIELTIDICGYPMILADTAGIRNDPENEIEIEGIKKTKEYSKKADFIICIISAENNVKTSLEDFLKQYKNFLEIDKKRVLLILNKIDLIKEDEIKNWRKQNVIPISCKTQEGLKELINALGQCFEEICGNPCKESPVISHARYRNHLLHVLDYLKYYLEKTEIANYDMAISLQDIRNAARELGKITGSINNEEVLDIIFKNFCIGK; from the exons atgttacgaatatttttaaataaaaatatttggaagttAATgacttcaaaaataataagacaTACAGTTTTTATTCCACATCAAATTTTACATCAAAAACACTTTGATGAATCTAGATCATCCACAATTTATGCACTTTCTTCtg gaTATGGAAAATGTGGAGTAGCAGTAATTCGAATATCTGGTCCAAAAGCATTAGTAGCTTTAAAAAGAATGACAAAAATATCTGAATTAAAACCTAGAATGgctctcttaaaaaaaatttatgatcctgaaacaaaagaaatgttaGATAGAGGTCTATGTCTTTGGTTTCCAg GACCCAATTCATTTACTGGTGAGGATTGTATAGAATTTCATGTTCATGGTGGTCCTGCAGTAATTACATCAATTCTAAATGCTCTTGCAAAGCTACATTTTCAATTAGCACTTCCTGGTGAATTTACAAGAAGAgcatttttaaatggaaaattagatttaactGAAGCAGAAGGTATAGGTGATTTAATCGAAGCAGAAACTGAGAAACAACGTAAGCag GCTTCTAATCAAACAATTGGTTCTCTTTATCATATCTATGAGTCATGgcgtattattcttttaaatattcttgccAATTTAGAAGCTTATATTGATTTTGCTGAAGAGCATAATGTAACTTCTAATGTCTTAGAAgatactaaaattaatattcaaaaattatatataaaaatacaacaaCATCTTTCCgatgaaagaaaaggagaaattttACGTAGTGGAATACATGTAGCAATTCTTGGAAAACCTAATGTAGGAAAAAGcagttttttaaatcttctctctaaaaaaaatgcagCTATTGTTACATCTTTACCAGGAACAACAAgagatattatagaattaacaATAGATATCTGTGGATATCCAATGATCCTTGCAGATACTGCTGGGATTAGAAATGACccagaaaatgaaatagaaatagaaggtattaaaaaaacaaaggaatattcaaaaaaagcagattttattatatgcataattagtgcagaaaataatgtaaaaacatCTTTGGAAGATTTTCTAAaacaatataagaattttctggaaatagataaaaaaagagttcttttaatattaaataaaatagatttgattaaagaagatgaaataaaaaattggagaaaacaAAATGTTATTCCTATATCATGTAAAACACAAGAAGGTTTAAAAGAACTTATAAATGCATTGGGACAATGTTTTGAAGAAAt atgCGGAAATCCATGTAAAGAAAGTCCTGTTATCAGTCATGCTCGATATAGAAATCATTTATTGCATGTTTTAGATTATCTTAAATACTATTTAGAGAAAACTGAAATAGCAAATTATGATATGGCTATATCTTTACAGGATATTAGAAATGCAGCAAGAGAACTTGGCAAAATAACTGgttctattaataatgaagaagttcttgatattatttttaaaaatttttgtataggaaaataa
- the LOC108001417 gene encoding 7-methylguanosine phosphate-specific 5'-nucleotidase isoform X3: MTSEIDLNDIVTDFDLTLTKQHVNGKKVLSSFGIFSKCKQLPEIYTKESNRLYKKYRPIEIDPDLSIQIKTEAMTDWMIAAEEILKGIPFDPNEISEVSKIYGTNLRDGTKELLTKLYLAEVPVLVFSAGLGDIVQAILENQEVLFNNVKIISNFLKYEDGKLAGFQNEGLIHVFNKNEHAIEQEYFKVFEKRKNILLMGDTIGDASMVDGMLNTCAVLKIGFLYDNVENSLASYMEKFDIVLVDDQTMQVPIDILRLLL, from the exons atgactTCTGAAATAGATCTAAATGAT aTAGTTACAGATTTTGATTTAACATTAACAAAACAACAtgtaaatggaaaaaaggTTCTTAGTAGTTTtg gaattttTAGCAAATGCAAGCAACTTccagaaatatatacaaaagaatCAAATcgtctttataaaaaatatagaccAATTGAAATAGATCCTGATTtatcaattcaaataaaaacagaaGCAATGACAGATTGGATGATAGCTGCAGAAGAAATACTAAAAGGAATACCTTTTGATCCTAATGAAATATCAGAAGTAAGCAAGATTTATGGAACAAATTTAAGGGATGGTACAAAAGaacttttaacaaaattatatcttgCTGAAGTTCCAGTACTGGTTTTTAGTGCTGGTTTAGGAGATATTGTTCAAGCTATTTTAGAAAACCaagaagttttatttaataatgtaaag ataatctcaaattttcttaaatatgaaGATGGAAAATTAGCAGGATTTCAAAATGAAGGATTAAttcatgtttttaataaaaacgaacATGCTATAgaacaagaatattttaaagtttttgaaaaaagaaaaaatattcttttaatgggTGATACTATAGGTGATGCATCAATGGTTGATGGAATGTTAAATACATGTgctgttttaaaaattggttTTCTTTATGACAAT GTTGAAAATAGTCTGGCTtcatatatggaaaaatttgatattgtcTTAGTTGATGATCAAACAATGCAAGTTCCAATTGatatattacgattattattataa
- the LOC108001417 gene encoding 7-methylguanosine phosphate-specific 5'-nucleotidase isoform X2, whose product MLTGGCNSLQIVTDFDLTLTKQHVNGKKVLSSFGIFSKCKQLPEIYTKESNRLYKKYRPIEIDPDLSIQIKTEAMTDWMIAAEEILKGIPFDPNEISEVSKIYGTNLRDGTKELLTKLYLAEVPVLVFSAGLGDIVQAILENQEVLFNNVKIISNFLKYEDGKLAGFQNEGLIHVFNKNEHAIEQEYFKVFEKRKNILLMGDTIGDASMVDGMLNTCAVLKIGFLYDNVENSLASYMEKFDIVLVDDQTMQVPIDILRLLL is encoded by the exons ATGTTGACAGGTGGATGTAATTCTTTACAG aTAGTTACAGATTTTGATTTAACATTAACAAAACAACAtgtaaatggaaaaaaggTTCTTAGTAGTTTtg gaattttTAGCAAATGCAAGCAACTTccagaaatatatacaaaagaatCAAATcgtctttataaaaaatatagaccAATTGAAATAGATCCTGATTtatcaattcaaataaaaacagaaGCAATGACAGATTGGATGATAGCTGCAGAAGAAATACTAAAAGGAATACCTTTTGATCCTAATGAAATATCAGAAGTAAGCAAGATTTATGGAACAAATTTAAGGGATGGTACAAAAGaacttttaacaaaattatatcttgCTGAAGTTCCAGTACTGGTTTTTAGTGCTGGTTTAGGAGATATTGTTCAAGCTATTTTAGAAAACCaagaagttttatttaataatgtaaag ataatctcaaattttcttaaatatgaaGATGGAAAATTAGCAGGATTTCAAAATGAAGGATTAAttcatgtttttaataaaaacgaacATGCTATAgaacaagaatattttaaagtttttgaaaaaagaaaaaatattcttttaatgggTGATACTATAGGTGATGCATCAATGGTTGATGGAATGTTAAATACATGTgctgttttaaaaattggttTTCTTTATGACAAT GTTGAAAATAGTCTGGCTtcatatatggaaaaatttgatattgtcTTAGTTGATGATCAAACAATGCAAGTTCCAATTGatatattacgattattattataa